From Salvia splendens isolate huo1 chromosome 3, SspV2, whole genome shotgun sequence, a single genomic window includes:
- the LOC121794889 gene encoding protein root UVB sensitive 3 translates to MEPETSVIEEWNGSASSKLTKTATFTVAGATVRKSSLRFNHLSRRILDAFVPEGFPGSVTPDYVPFQIWDSLQGLSTYVRTMLSTQALLSAIGVGEKSATVIGATFQWFLRDLTGMLGGVLFTFYRGADLDSNAKMWRLAADLMNDLGMLMDLLSPLFPSAFVVIVCLGSISRSFTGVASGATRAALTQHFALQNNAADISAKEGSQETLATMIGMALGMLLAHITMGHSMAIWFCFLSLTVFHMYANYRAVRCLTLSTLNSERSSILLPHYIKTGQVLSPKEVSLMEHILPLWMSSWMTSRVENLGKRVRLSVRISSLNNDEVVDLSHLASSYYNKGMYILLPRKSFVDVVMHRDSTAADVLQAFMHALVLAKLDDKNQSVHIQSQSWMDKNYQDFLLMLRSSGWRTERLLSPSIAWKANWSIDSSDKVE, encoded by the exons ATGGAACCGGAGACCTCAGTGATCGAAGAATGGAACGGCAGCGCTTCTTCAAAACTCACAAAGACTGCAACTTTCACTGTCGCCGGAGCCACCGTACGGAAATCGTCTCTCCGTTTCAATCATCTTTCTCGGAGAATCCTCGACGCCTTTGTTCCTGAG GGATTTCCAGGCAGTGTGACTCCTGATTATGTCCCTTTTCAGATATGGGATTCATTGCAG GGCCTATCGACTTATGTGAGAACAATGCTTTCCACACAG GCTCTTCTAAGTGCTATTGGTGTTGGTGAGAAATCGGCCACAGTTATTGGGGCTACATTTCAG TGGTTTCTGAGAGATTTAACTGGAATGCTTGGAGGTGTCTTGTTTACATTTTACCGG GGGGCAGACCTGGATAGCAATGCCAAAATGTGGCGTCTTGCTGCAGATCTCATGAATGACCTTG GGATGCTGATGGACCTTCTTTCCCCTTTATTCCCTTCGGCTTTTGTGGTCATTGTATGCTTGGGAAGCATATCGCGATCATTCA CTGGAGTTGCCAGTGGTGCAACCAGAGCCGCCTTAACACAGCATTTTGCTCTTCAGAACAATGCAGCTGATATATCTGCTAAG GAAGGTAGCCAAGAGACTCTAGCAACGATGATCGGGATGGCTCTAGGAATGCTTCTCGCCCACATCACTATGGGACATTCAATGGCCATATGGTTTTGTTTTCTGTCTCTCACCGTCTTTCATATGTATG CAAACTACAGGGCTGTTCGTTGCCTTACACTGAGCACATTAAACTCTGAAAGAAGCTCAATTCTCTTGCCACATTACATAAAAACTGGTCAAG TTCTTTCACCAAAAGAGGTCTCACTAATGGAACATATTTTACCTCTGTGGATGAGCTCATGGATGACGAGCAGGGTAGAAAATTTGGGGAAACGGGTACGCTTAAGTGTCCGGATCTCTTCACTTAATAATGATGAAGT GGTAGATCTCTCGCATCTTGCCAGCTCTTATTACAACAAAG GAATGTACATACTACTTCCAAGAAAGAGTTTTGTTGATGTGGTCATGCATAGAGATTCTACAGCAGCAGATGTCCTACAAGCTTTCATGCATGCTCTCGTCTTGGCAAAACTCGATGACAAAAATCAATCTGTGCATATCCAGAGCCAGTCATGGATGGATAAAAACTATCAAGACTTTCTTCTTATG CTCCGATCATCAGGATGGAGAACAGAACGTCTTCTATCGCCCTCCATTGCATGGAAGGCAAATTGGTCTATAGATTCCTCTGATAAAGTCGAGTAG
- the LOC121794888 gene encoding pentatricopeptide repeat-containing protein At1g69290-like yields MRRAANFLLSRRHFSSSEAEISSLYSFLQPSIFALRKNPQSQETNKPNQNPVSNSVSQHQKSNLEAALHQSLLESDTDEAWKSFKSLTGAAAFPSKPLTNSLITHLSSLSDTHNLKRAYASVVFVLEKDPSLLEYESVMAILVSMREANTGAAAFAVAKSMLKNRFFMPFEMWGCVLVEICRKNGSFSAFLGVFHECCRMVLEEKVHFMRPDLTACNAALECYCREFESVVDAEKVVETISLLGIRPDKVTFGLLAYLYAMKGLNEKVVELEGVVERLGGFDASVHVHNLICGYLKSGNFEAVSAAIIRGVREGGDETGLSQGTCDEVVRGFLQNGDHKSLASLIIECQKLESSSLAVERSFGYGVITACISLGCLEKAHGVLDEMNARGACVGLGVYVPILKAYCKEQRTAEAAQLVTEISSLGLHLDVSRYDALIETSMSCQDFQSAFSLFREMRESRMHDLKGSYLTIMTGLTEHHRPELMASFLDEVVEDPRVEVGTHDWNSIIHAFCKAGRMEDASRTFRRMNFLHFEPNQQTYLSLINGYVTIERYFSVLMLWNEVKRKISGEGERRFELDHSLVDAFLYALVKGGFFDAVMQVVEKSREMKIFVDKWRYKQAFMEKHKKLKVVKLRKRNLRKMESLIAFKNWAGLST; encoded by the coding sequence ATGCGGAGAGCAGCCAATTTTCTGCTTTCGAGACGACACTTTTCATCATCAGAAGCAGAAATCTCAAGCCTATATTCATTCCTCCAACCCTCAATCTTCGCGCTCAGGAAAAACCCTCAATCACAAGAAACAAACAAACCCAATCAAAATCCGGTTTCGAACTCCGTTTCGCAGCACCAAAAATCCAATCTTGAAGCCGCCCTCCATCAATCCCTTCTCGAAAGCGACACCGACGAGGCGTGGAAATCATTCAAGTCGCTCACCGGCGCCGCTGCCTTTCCGAGTAAGCCCCTCACGAACTCGTTAATCACGCACCTGTCCTCGCTCTCCGACACCCACAATCTGAAAAGAGCGTACGCGTCGGTGGTTTTCGTGTTGGAGAAGGATCCGTCGCTGCTGGAGTATGAGAGCGTGATGGCCATTTTGGTTTCCATGAGAGAAGCCAACACCGGCGCCGCCGCGTTTGCTGTGGCGAAGAGCATGCTCAAGAACAGATTTTTCATGCCGTTTGAGATGTGGGGTTGTGTGCTCGTCGAGATATGTAGGAAAAATGGGAGCTTTTCTGCTTTTTTGGGTGTGTTTCATGAGTGTTGTAGGATGGTTCTTGAGGAGAAGGTGCATTTCATGAGGCCTGATTTGACTGCGTGCAATGCTGCATTGGAGTGTTATTGTAGGGAGTTTGAATCTGTTGTTGATGCAGAGAAAGTGGTGGAAACAATATCGTTGCTAGGGATTAGGCCCGATAAGGTGACATTTGGACTGCTTGCGTATCTATATGCCATGAAGGGGCTGAATGAAAAGGTGGTTGAGTTAGAGGGTGTGGTTGAAAGGCTTGGTGGTTTTGATGCAAGTGTTCATGTGCATAATCTGATTTGTGGGTATTTGAAGTCTGGTAATTTTGAAGCAGTTTCAGCTGCTATAATACGCGGTGTGAGAGAAGGGGGGGACGAGACCGGGTTGAGTCAGGGGACTTGTGATGAAGTGGTGAGAGGGTTTCTGCAAAATGGGGATCATAAGAGTTTAGCTAGCTTGATCATTGAGTGTCAAAAGCTCGAATCTTCATCTCTTGCGGTGGAGAGATCTTTTGGTTATGGTGTCATTACTGCTTGCATCAGTCTCGGTTGTCTAGAAAAGGCTCATGGAGTTCTTGATGAGATGAATGCTCGTGGTGCTTGTGTTGGATTGGGCGTTTACGTGCCAATCTTGAAGGCGTATTGCAAGGAGCAAAGAACTGCTGAGGCTGCTCAGTTGGTTACAGAGATTAGCAGCTTAGGGTTACACTTGGATGTCAGTAGGTACGATGCTTTGATAGAAACATCCATGTCATGCCAAGATTTCCAGTCGGCCTTCTCTCTGTTTCGTGAGATGAGAGAGTCAAGAATGCATGATCTGAAAGGCAGTTACTTGACGATCATGACCGGCCTAACTGAGCACCACCGGCCAGAGCTGATGGCATCCTTCTTGGATGAGGTTGTcgaggaccctagggttgaagTAGGCACTCATGATTGGAACTCGATCATCCATGCCTTCTGCAAGGCCGGGAGGATGGAGGACGCAAGCAGGACTTTCAGGAGGATGAATTTCCTTCACTTTGAACCGAACCAGCAGACCTATCTGTCCCTCATTAACGGATATGTGACCATAGAGAGATACTTCAGTGTTCTTATGCTTTGGAATGAGGTGAAGAGGAAGATTTCTGGTGAGGGAGAGAGAAGATTCGAATTGGATCATAGCTTGGTTGATGCTTTTTTGTACGCGTTGGTGAAGGGCGGGTTCTTTGATGCTGTGATGCAAGTTGTGGAGAAATCGCGGGAGATGAAGATATTTGTCGATAAATGGAGGTACAAGCAAGCTTTCATGGAGAAGCATAAGAAGCTGAAGGTGGTGAAATTGAGGAAGAGAAACTTGAGGAAAATGGAGTCCTTGATTGCCTTCAAGAATTGGGCTGGTTTGAGCACTTGA